Proteins co-encoded in one Quercus robur chromosome 8, dhQueRobu3.1, whole genome shotgun sequence genomic window:
- the LOC126697061 gene encoding cytochrome P450 76T24-like codes for MDHQAFWIILPIVWACIAVLTSALGGRKSGSSRLPPGPHPFPIIGNILELSNKPHQDVAKLSKTYGPLMTLKLGSITTIVISSPDIAKDALQKNDQAFSGRTIPDAGRVFDHHKVSIVWLPALARWRNLRKVSATQIFAPQQLDATQALRQQKVQELLDHVNQCCSNGGKVVDIGRAAFITVLNVISNTFFSIDLAHYSSDLSGQDFQELVCVVMELAGKPNIADYFPVLRLADPQGARRRMTIYYGKLIEIFDGIINERVQLRASKGSNARNDLLDSFLNLAKDDNSELSRDDFKHLLLDLFVAGVDTTSSTIEWAMAELLHNPEKMAKARDELEKVLGKDGLVQELDISKFPFLQAIVKETLRLHPPAPFLVPHKAETVVEMCGFTVPKNAQILVNVWAMGRDPSIWTDPNIFLPERFLERTTDFKGQHFELIPFGAGRRICPGLPLANKMVHLMLASLVHCFHWRLADEMKPEDIDMSETFGITLHRSEPLRAIPIRL; via the exons ATGGACCACCAAGCATTTTGGATAATACTTCCCATCGTGTGGGCATGCATTGCTGTGCTCACCTCCGCTCTAGGGGGCCGGAAGTCTGGCTCTTCCAGACTTCCCCCAGGTCCCCACCCTTTTCCGATCATCGGAAACATCCTGGAGTTGAGCAACAAACCCCATCAAGATGTTGCCAAGCTCTCCAAAACCTATGGACCCCTTATGACTCTCAAGCTAGGGAGCATAACAACCATAGTCATTTCCTCTCCAGACATAGCCAAAGATGCACTGCAAAAAAATGACCAAGCCTTCTCCGGCCGAACTATCCCGGACGCCGGCCGTGTATTTGACCACCACAAGGTTTCAATAGTGTGGTTGCCTGCATTGGCTCGTTGGAGGAACCTCAGGAAAGTTTCTGCCACGCAAATATTTGCTCCACAACAACTTGATGCCACACAAGCCCTTCGACAACAAAAGGTGCAAGAATTACTTGACCATGTTAACCAATGTTGCAGCAATGGTGGGAAAGTGGTTGATATTGGTCGAGCAGCCTTCATTACAGTACTTAATGTCAtatcaaacacatttttttccaTTGACTTGGCCCATTATAGTTCAGATTTGTCGGGACAAGATTTCCAGGAGCTTGTATGTGTTGTCATGGAATTAGCTGGAAAGCCTAATATTGCAGACTATTTCCCAGTACTTCGTTTAGCTGACCCACAAGGTGCACGACGAAGGATGACGATTTATTATGGCAAATTGATCGAGATTTTTGACGGAATCATCAATGAACGAGTACAATTAAGAGCTTCAAAGGGTTCTAATGCAAGAAACGATTTACTAGATTCCTTCCTCAATCTTGCTAAAGATGATAATTCAGAATTAAGCCGCGATGATTTCAAACATTTGCTTCTG GATTTATTTGTTGCAGGGGTTGACACAACATCAAGCACAATTGAATGGGCAATGGCAGAGTTACTTCACAACCCTGAAAAAATGGCAAAGGCCCGAGATGAGCTAGAAAAAGTCCTGGGCAAGGATGGGCTTGTTCAAGAATTGGACATCTCTAAGTTCCCATTTTTACAAGCAATAGTGAAAGAAACCCTTCGTTTGCACCCACCAGCACCTTTCCTAGTTCCCCACAAGGCAGAAACCGTTGTAGAAATGTGTGGCTTCACTGTGCCCAAAAATGCGCAAATTCTAGTCAATGTGTGGGCAATGGGGCGAGATCCAAGCATATGGACGGACCCTAATATATTTTTGCCTGAAAGGTTCTTAGAGCGCACCACTGACTTTAAAGGTCAACACTTTGAGTTGATTCCATTTGGAGCTGGAAGAAGGATTTGTCCTGGATTACCATTAGCTAACAAGATGGTACACTTGATGTTGGCATCTCTTGTTCATTGCTTTCATTGGAGACTTGCGGATGAGATGAAGCCAGAAGATATAGACATGAGTGAGACCTTTGGAATCACCTTACACAGGTCTGAGCCTCTCCGGGCTATTCCCATCAGGTTATAA